A genomic window from Macaca thibetana thibetana isolate TM-01 chromosome 16, ASM2454274v1, whole genome shotgun sequence includes:
- the IFT20 gene encoding intraflagellar transport protein 20 homolog isoform X2, translated as MTHLLLTATVTPSEQNSSRKSGWETAMAKDILGEAGLHFDELNKLRVLDPEVTQQTIELKEECKDFVDKIGQFQKIVGGLIELVDQLAKEAENEKMKAIGARNLLKSIAKQREAQQQQLQALIAEKKMQLERYRVEYEALCKVEAEQNEFIDQFIFQK; from the exons ATGACACACCTCCTCCTGACTGCCACTGTCACTCCTTCAGAGCAGAACTCCTCTAGGAAGTCTGGATGGGAAAcag CCATGGCCAAGGACATCCTGGGTGAAGCAGGGCTGCACTTTGATGAACTGAACAAGCTGCGGGTGTTGGACCCAGAGGTTACCCAGCAGACCATAGAGCTGAAGGAAGAGTGCAAAGACTTTGTGGACA aaattggCCAGTTTCAGAAAATAGTTGGTGGTTTAATTGAGCTTGTTGATCAACTtgcaaaagaagcagaaaatgaaaagatgaag GCCATCGGTGCTCGGAACTTGCTCAAATCTATAGCAAAGCAGAGAGAAGCTCAACAGCAGCAACTTCAAGCACTaatagcagaaaagaaaatgcagctaGAAAG gtaTCGGGTTGAATATGAAGCTTTGTGTAAAGTAGAAGCAGAACAAAATGAATTTATTGaccaatttatttttcagaaatga
- the TMEM97 gene encoding sigma intracellular receptor 2 isoform X2 — MGAACIALEGAGRRPRRVGPGRRADLAPLLTSAGPGPTDGRWGFRQPGAAWSGCWASTFSAISPSPCSWTCRRCCRASFTQSRNLLKWYAKEFKDPLLQEPPAWFKSFLFCELVFQLPFFPIATYAFLKGSCKWIRTPAIIYSVHTMTTLIPILSTFLFEDFSKASGFKGQRPETLHERLTLISVYAPYLLIPFILLIFMLRSPYYKYEEKRKKK; from the exons ATGGGAGCGGCATGCATAGCCCTCGAGGGGGCGGGGCGGCGACCGAGGCGAGTGGGTCCGGGAAGGCGTGCGGACTTGGCACCTCTTCTCACGTCGGCCGGTCCAGGCCCAACCGACGGACGATGGGGGTTCCGGCAACCAGGCGCTGCGTGGAGTGGCTGCTGGGCATCTACTTTCTCAGCCATATCCCCATCACCCTGTTCATGGACCTGCAGGCGGTGCTGCCGCGCGAGCTTTACCCAGTCGAG aAACCTGCTGAAGTGGTATGCTAAGGAGTTCAAAGACCCGCTGCTGCAGGAGCCCCCAGCCTGGTTTAAGTCCTTTCTGTTTTGCGAGCTTGTGTTTCAGCTGCCTTTCTTTCCCATTGCAACGTATGCCTTCCTCAAAG GAAGCTGCAAGTGGATTCGAACTCCTGCAATCATCTACTCCGTTCACACCATGACGACCTTAATTCCAATACTCTCCACATTTCTGTTTGAGGATTTCTCCAAAGCCAGTGGTTTCAAGGGACAAAGACCTGAGACTTTGCATGAACGGTTAACGCTTATATCTGTCTATGCCCCCTACTTACTCATCCCGTtcatacttttaattttcatgttgcGGAGCCCCTACTACAAGtatgaggagaaaagaaaaaaaaaatga
- the IFT20 gene encoding intraflagellar transport protein 20 homolog isoform X1: MAKDILGEAGLHFDELNKLRVLDPEVTQQTIELKEECKDFVDKIGQFQKIVGGLIELVDQLAKEAENEKMKAIGARNLLKSIAKQREAQQQQLQALIAEKKMQLERYRVEYEALCKVEAEQNEFIDQFIFQK; the protein is encoded by the exons ATGGCCAAGGACATCCTGGGTGAAGCAGGGCTGCACTTTGATGAACTGAACAAGCTGCGGGTGTTGGACCCAGAGGTTACCCAGCAGACCATAGAGCTGAAGGAAGAGTGCAAAGACTTTGTGGACA aaattggCCAGTTTCAGAAAATAGTTGGTGGTTTAATTGAGCTTGTTGATCAACTtgcaaaagaagcagaaaatgaaaagatgaag GCCATCGGTGCTCGGAACTTGCTCAAATCTATAGCAAAGCAGAGAGAAGCTCAACAGCAGCAACTTCAAGCACTaatagcagaaaagaaaatgcagctaGAAAG gtaTCGGGTTGAATATGAAGCTTTGTGTAAAGTAGAAGCAGAACAAAATGAATTTATTGaccaatttatttttcagaaatga
- the TMEM97 gene encoding sigma intracellular receptor 2 isoform X1 — protein sequence MHSPRGGGAATEASGSGKACGLGTSSHVGRSRPNRRTMGVPATRRCVEWLLGIYFLSHIPITLFMDLQAVLPRELYPVEFRNLLKWYAKEFKDPLLQEPPAWFKSFLFCELVFQLPFFPIATYAFLKGSCKWIRTPAIIYSVHTMTTLIPILSTFLFEDFSKASGFKGQRPETLHERLTLISVYAPYLLIPFILLIFMLRSPYYKYEEKRKKK from the exons ATGCATAGCCCTCGAGGGGGCGGGGCGGCGACCGAGGCGAGTGGGTCCGGGAAGGCGTGCGGACTTGGCACCTCTTCTCACGTCGGCCGGTCCAGGCCCAACCGACGGACGATGGGGGTTCCGGCAACCAGGCGCTGCGTGGAGTGGCTGCTGGGCATCTACTTTCTCAGCCATATCCCCATCACCCTGTTCATGGACCTGCAGGCGGTGCTGCCGCGCGAGCTTTACCCAGTCGAG tttagaAACCTGCTGAAGTGGTATGCTAAGGAGTTCAAAGACCCGCTGCTGCAGGAGCCCCCAGCCTGGTTTAAGTCCTTTCTGTTTTGCGAGCTTGTGTTTCAGCTGCCTTTCTTTCCCATTGCAACGTATGCCTTCCTCAAAG GAAGCTGCAAGTGGATTCGAACTCCTGCAATCATCTACTCCGTTCACACCATGACGACCTTAATTCCAATACTCTCCACATTTCTGTTTGAGGATTTCTCCAAAGCCAGTGGTTTCAAGGGACAAAGACCTGAGACTTTGCATGAACGGTTAACGCTTATATCTGTCTATGCCCCCTACTTACTCATCCCGTtcatacttttaattttcatgttgcGGAGCCCCTACTACAAGtatgaggagaaaagaaaaaaaaaatga